DNA sequence from the Coffea eugenioides isolate CCC68of chromosome 9, Ceug_1.0, whole genome shotgun sequence genome:
CCTCCCTCCCCCTCTTCCGCACCTTCTTTCTTCCCTCTCACAACCAAATCTAGTTATACGTTTTGGTTGCCAGAGGGAGTGAAAGGGCTGCGAGGAAGGGGAAGGGAGTGTTCCAAAGAGGGTGCAGGCGAATGGGAGAGAGGAAAGAGGGAAGGGAGGGGCAGGGAGGGGATAAGGAGGGGAGGGGAAAGGGAAACCAAGAGGCAGGAGAGGGGGAAACTAGGGGGTAGGGGATTGGGAAGGAGGTGCAAGGTAGCAAGCGGAGTTAGGAAAGAAGGTGGGAGGTGGCTCGGGGAGGAGAGGAATGGGATAGGAGAGGAGGAAAGGGGGAAACCAAAGGGTCGGGAAGGGGGGAAGAAGGATGTGCAAGGTGGTGGCCGAAGTTGAGGAAGAAGGAGGTGCTGCTGCTGCTACTACTACTGctgctattattattattattattttgtatttttggtgagtgtatttagttttttttataagtatttttgaaatatattacTATAACATTGTATTTAAAAAACCGTATTTAGAAAAAACttccaatccaaacaaacagaaCCCTATCAGTAAATTGTAGATTTCTTAGACTTCCTGCTGATGGCCTTATTTTGTGTGCTAATATAACGAAGTCCTTTCAAATCTTCCAACATCCAACAAATTATCGATTTCTTACTTGATGTATTAATTTAAAGTGATCCAAGACTTGCACTATTGACTTTTCTTTAATTCGAACATGTGCATTCACACCAAAAACATAAGATCACCTATGAAGTGTTTAAAGCTTTTATAGAAAAGTATTTGTACATCTTTTTAGCTAACTGATCACCAAAATTCAATATGGTCATATTGAACACCAACACGGAGTAGATTTGTTACTTTTTGGTTAAAAACTGCTTTGTGAAAGCTTTTATAGTAGAAAATCAAGGTAAAATTAGTGAagataattttttcttttttttttaggtacTTTGGGTAATTATACTTGTGCCAATGTCAAATTACAAATTTGATAAGTGTAGtaggaaaaggaaatttttctaTCGCCCTTTTAGTCCCTCAACTTGTATCCCTTAATGAAGATAACaatataaattttaaatatttgaaattgttaTAATCTTAGGGTCAACAACTCTCATTTCATCATCTAACAGTAAATTTAACTTGAGGTATGATGTATACTTGATTTTAGAAGATTTtttggaaattaaattgattgaCATAAATTGGATGGTGAAGTATCAAAAATTATCCCAAGCACTCAGAGTGAATAGAATTGTTCGAAAAATTGTAGAGACTTCTCAAGAAATTTACCATTTACttcccattttctttcttctttctttttagaAAGGAATAGAGTTAATGGAGTAAATAGACTTGCTCGAAAAATTGTAGAGAGTTCTCAAGAAATTTACCATTTACttcccattttctttcttctttctttttagaAAGGAATAGagattaccaaaaaaaaaaagcagataACAATTACTTCTCCTAACACCCCATTAATGAATCACTTTTTAATAGCATAAGAACAATAATCATTCATATGAAAATTACTTCTCCTAACACGATCCAATTATTGAATCACTTTTTAATAGCACAAGAACTGTAATCACTATCTAAAATCAATTGACATATAATGTACAAGTTTACAGGAtcaaaatgaagaaattaaaattttaaaggCCAAACAAGATCTTTAAAGAGACTTCCTGAATTTAGTCTCATCTTTTGACCTTTTTATGTTCGTTGTAGCAATAGTGACGTAGTAATGAACCATATCAACTTAGACACGTGCATGGGAACTAGACATGTGCAATTGAGTTTTGTTTGACCACGTCCGATTGGATTAATTCTTACACGATTTCGTGTATTTTTCACTCTGCTAATGTACACAAACAAAATTCACGATTCCACTAAAGAAATATCTGCATTGAGCCCCATGAACATTACGTAATATCTGCATTGAAGTCAACCCTTCCAAATCCCCAGCCCACaaaccaaaaataaaaggacAAAATACACTTTATTCTGCTGTGATTTAGTTATTTTTCATATAACTCCTCTAtgatttcaaaaactatatataatctcctcataatttggattaaagtgtcaaagtgacagAATTTGCATTCTGTAACGAAAtcaactaaaatatcaaaagtatTCCTgtataaagttaaaaattatttattaaccacgggaggttatatatatattttgaaaactataaGGGAATTATATAGTAAAACACTAAATCATAAGAGGGTTAtctggtaaaatataaaatcatatggaaTTAAAGTGTCAtttatattatgtttatatattttgggcatttcagttattttagtttttaaacaagggtaattttgatatttttatgGATTCCATTGCAATGATCTTTTCCgccactttgacactttaatctaaACTATGAAAaggttatatatagtttttaaaactatagAGGGGTAAAGTAAAATATCGCTAAAATATGGGGGGTAAAGTGTATTTTGCCCAAATAAAAAATGGTGCGGATGAAGGTTGTATGCCttgaatatataaatacaacTACTCGTGTTGAGGTAAAACCACAAGAGCATAGCATGGCCTCATCACCCTCTATGAAAACCTCAATTACCCTGAAGGAGCTTGATAACGAGCCTCTACTTGTCGTCCCACAGCGTTATAAACGTGATGATCAAGAACCTTCATTCTTCTCTGATGGCAATCCCATGCCAGTTATCCCTACAGTTGACATGGAAAGTTTGACTCTTAAGGAAACAAAGGCTTTTGATCTCCAGAAGCTGCATTCAACGTGCAAAACATGGGGCATATTTCAGGTTTTGAACTCAATATTATACCTCAatgtctttttcttcttttcgtTTTTATTCTTCATATATGTACATGGAACTGATTGCTGATCACATATATGCAGCTGGTAAACCATGGAGTTAGCTCGTCAGTGATGGAGAAACTCAAGTATGAAATTGAAGAATTCTACAAGCTGCCATTAGAAGAGAAGATGAGGTACGAGCTAAGACCAGGTGATTTTGAAGGGTATGGCCAAACAATACTCCATTCAGATGATCAAAAGGTTGACTGGGCGGATAGGTTTTATATGGTATTCAACCCCATCCATAGAAGAAAGCCACATCTTCTTCCAAAGCTCCCTTCATTACTAAGGTCCACTACAACTCTAGTACATACATGTACTCTCTCATGTCTGCCTAAACCTTTGAGCATTTGCATCATTGATTTTTCAACTGGATATGCTTGTTGCAGAGAATCCATGGAGACTTATTTCAAAGAGATCCAAAAGCTTGCCATGGTTTTATTTAATTTGATGGGGGAAGCTTTGGGAGTAGATAATAAAGAAATGGAGGACATGTTTGAAGATGGTATGCAATCAGTGAGGATGACTTACTATCCTCCATGTCCCCAACCAGAGCTGGTTATGGGGATTTCTCCTCACTCTGATGCTACTGGAATCACCATTCTTTCGCAAGTGAATGGAGTGGAAGGCTTCCAAGTGAAGAAGGATGGAGTTTGGATTCCAGTCAACATTCTCCCAAATGCCTTTGTGGTAATTGTGGGGGACATTCTAGAGGTCCTTCCGCCTTTCTTTCCCTTGGATTTATTTTGATAAGAGGTCTTTGccaatgttttgaaactcaGACCGACCATCGACTTGGTTAAAGACGGGTACCCATCCAAGAACCAGATGACATCATCATGATGTcataaatatttaattttaaaaattaatatattatgtaaaatttttaaaaacataTTAAGACTAAGAAATGTAGGTTCAGTGTATGTTTGATGTTTCTAAGATACTTTATAAGAAAATACAAAAGGTAGTATAATTAAGTAGCAATTTATGGAATTTACAATTTAATGCATATTCAACAAGTTTAGAACCAAATTGGAGGGCTAATTTGAAGAGTAATACAAGAATTTAGGGCTATAGCTATAAGTTCTAAAATGTTCTAGGTGTAATAATAGTTTTCTAGTACTCTAGGGGTCAAATcataaaattgataaaatattTCTGGTgaatttttcactttctttttttttatgttttatcaCTTTTTTAACTTGGATCTTCCATTGGAGTTGTTTGAGAGAGATTTATAGTAGGATATGTGAAGAGATTTGAGAgtagttaaaagaaaaaatcaaaaaaggaaaacaaaaatggtaaaaaaggaaaagatgggaaaaaaaatctgattcaaagcggttcttctaatttttggttaaaCTCGATTTTTGACCAGATTTGACCGAGTTTTTGTTTCACGGTTGTTTAAGACAACTCGGACCGGATGCCTACCCAATTTTCGATTCAACCGATTCAATCGACTGGTCCAATTCGAGTTTCAAAACACATGTCTTTGCCCTTGTccctttaaaaattttatttcagTAAGTTCACACTTCTAAATTGCTAGGTCAAAGCAATGAAATATCAAAATACCATTTTGGCACACTCATGTAATTAAGTGGTAATAATAGTCCTTTTCTGGtatctacttttttttttttttttggtatcgACTTGAGAATTCTTAGTAGGTGAAGTAAGGCTTTCTATATATATAACTTGCTTATTCTCTTTGACCTCCCTATATTTGAATTATTGCTAACCATTTTCAAAAGCTCCAGCCATGGATGCCAAATGATATCTCAAGTACGTCATTTCTTTGCCTTGTTTGCAAAGTTATTTTCCACCAAAAAAATTTCTATGTTTTCCATGAATATATTTTCTAATCACCTTtctacctcacatatatcaaatcactGTAGTTCATTTTCTataaaaattccagaaaattacaatccaaatagGTTTAGCGTTGACAAAAAACATCTTTGTTTTCTCctagtaaaaaattttaaatttcaatcaCTTACTCTTGTTATGAATATTGCAAAAAGAAACCGAAACTGATCTTGAAAGAAAACTAATTAAATCTATCGTTTACATGAATTCATTCAAAAATCTGCAAATACAACAAGTACAGCTAATGCAATTTTTAGTAATTAATATGTTTTTCAAGTGACAGTTCAAATTTTTATCTGTTATGCATAATCTTTGTTTTAATTTGATTGGTATCTAAACTATCTATGCAGATCTTAAGCAATGGCACCTACAAGAGTGTAGAACATAGAGCGACCGTGAACTCGAGTAAAGAACGAATCTCAATAGCAATATTCTTCAACCCGAAATTTGAAGCAGAGATTGGACCTTTTACTTGCACAACAACCCAAGAAAGTCCACCATTGTTCAGAAGACTGAGAATGGAGCAGTATGTGAAAACCTTCTTCTCTCGCAAGCTCGATGGCAAGTCATTCTTAAAGGAGATGAAGATTGAAAGGGACACATTGACTGATTAGAATAATGCTTAAGAAATGTGGGATGCTACTATTAGGGTTGAATTTAGTAGTATTTGTCAATCCTACATATGGTTTCTAGTTTGTTTTTACCCTCTAAATTCCTAATATGTGCCAATATAGCATCCATGCTTGCTACACTCGTGTATTTGATCATAAATATATGTTCGTGAATACATATTATTTGCTACTATATTTCTTGTACGAATTCCAAAGAAGCATGGAAAAACTTAAATTAAGCTCtaaggagatttttttttttcggacaCGATAGAATTTGCACTACAACTACTCCTACTTTATATTAGCAGGAGGGGGGACCCAAGGGGTACTACACCTACTCCTCCTTTATACTAAAGGGAGGAGGGATTCAAAGGGGTCAAGGGATAATTCGAATTACCACCGATTCAAACGGGTGCCTAAACATCCGATGGCAGAATATTCCAGAAAATCTGAAGTATTAGAATGCGAATCCGTTGATTTACATCCAAATAGAGCCTTAGGACTCTCTGGTAACCAACTACTTTAGGAATAGTTTTGATTTCTCTGAGGAGATCACTGTTAGAAATTATGTAAGAAATTTTAGCCCGTACTTGTCGAGTTGCCTTGTAAGACCCATGGACGGAGCCACCGAGCCAGCCAGTGCAGCTGCCCCAAGAATTTTGATACATTTGCATTTACAATTATTGTTTTGCCCATGttagaattttagaaaatttcattGCTCCTTTCACTTAAATTTTGCCTTAGGAAAAATATTAATTTCCCTTAAATATTTTTAGATTGTTGCTAAATTAGTTAAtctacaaaatttaatttcttaataAATGGTTTATTATTACATATTATCTTCttaaaattttatatattatCTCCAAAGATATCTCATTATAAACATGTACTACAATTAACATTTGTGACTAATTagttatttcatttaattttataCTTTAGAGTAAAACTTTGCGATATGTTCATATAGATAGATTTGTCCTTTTTTTGTGTAAGATagtaagaaaaagaagatagaaaaatgaatttttatatAAGTTTGACATACTAATgcatattttaatttattactACTTCCTTATTATATTTTGTGGACATGATTTTATTAGCGTTTTGTTAAAATCATCTTGATAATAAAGAACTTCTGCCTCAACTTTGCTAAGACCTAAATAGCATATTTTTCTTTAAGTCTAGAGTATATCTAGTCATGAGCTTATctagactctttttttttttttttaattgagcTTATCTAGACTTTAGAATTCCAAAATTTAGTTACTTGTTAAACAGTTAATAATGATACTTAGTATTACAAAACTTTAGAATTCACATGGCAGGCAACATTCTCCCCTCAAATCTTTCAAAATGTATTTCTGAAAAACTCAATTTTTAGAAATATGTTCTCACAAAAAAACGTAGTACAAAAGTTGTccttaataaatgaaaatttgttttttcttaaatcaacGACTTTAAGTTTGCAGGATCAATGTTAAAATTGGATTCATACCGGAGATATAATGGATGTTCTCAAACCCACCGTCAGCAAATTGGTCTGCCAGCGGGTTGTGGGTGGTCCAACTGGTTCAACCGATCAACACAACCAGTCTTTTGCTTTTGAAAAATTAACATATAATTATGGTCTATTTGCATAAATTgggaaaaataatttaaaagaGTTATGCTTAACTAAAATTAAGTTGTACTATGATGCTTCCAATTTTGACTACACATTGTATGCAAAATCAAGTGGTTAaagaacaaataaataaaaagaactATTGGACTCATATATTTGTATTGATAGTTGAGATTATTCTTAAAATGTATAAAAAGAAGTAGGCGAGAAAGGGGATAGGGGGAGAAAGAAGGTGAATGAGTGAAAAATGAAGTGATAAGTGAGAGATGAAAAGTGTGattagaattttctttttcttttttggtttttttttttgttttgacttcGGATAAGTGATGATGATATGACATAATTTTGATCTTTTTATTACATTTTTTAATGGCATTTCCTCATAAGCCTTATGTTAAGTTTACATTATGACATTTTTGTGGAGAAATGTCTTATTAGATATGTTACTAAAGACTATATATCTTTAGCACTGAAAGCCAAGCAAAACATGTGTTTAATTTAATTAGCAAAAGTCAAAACATCAATCTAACT
Encoded proteins:
- the LOC113782551 gene encoding protein SRG1-like, producing MASSPSMKTSITLKELDNEPLLVVPQRYKRDDQEPSFFSDGNPMPVIPTVDMESLTLKETKAFDLQKLHSTCKTWGIFQLVNHGVSSSVMEKLKYEIEEFYKLPLEEKMRYELRPGDFEGYGQTILHSDDQKVDWADRFYMVFNPIHRRKPHLLPKLPSLLRESMETYFKEIQKLAMVLFNLMGEALGVDNKEMEDMFEDGMQSVRMTYYPPCPQPELVMGISPHSDATGITILSQVNGVEGFQVKKDGVWIPVNILPNAFVVIVGDILEILSNGTYKSVEHRATVNSSKERISIAIFFNPKFEAEIGPFTCTTTQESPPLFRRLRMEQYVKTFFSRKLDGKSFLKEMKIERDTLTD